A stretch of the Sorangium aterium genome encodes the following:
- a CDS encoding AAA family ATPase, with protein sequence MSDFRRFRGTERYLTSEALEAAVNCALVLERPLLVKGEPGTGKTLLAEAIARSLSAELITWHVKSTTRAQDGLYVYDTVQRLYDARFGDGDVRDIRRYIKLGPLGNAFNASARVVLLIDEVDKADLEFPNDLLHELDRMRFRVAETGDEIAARERPVVIITSNNEKELPDAFLRRCVFHFIDFPEPELMREIIRVHHPDLDRTLADQAMQVFYEIRKNTRIRKRPSTSELIDWIAVLRRAGVGEVKLDKALPFLGALLKKEQDLVALADQLAGGRRFRS encoded by the coding sequence ATGTCCGATTTCCGCCGCTTCCGCGGCACCGAACGCTACCTCACGAGCGAGGCGCTCGAGGCCGCCGTCAACTGCGCGCTGGTGCTCGAGCGGCCGCTCCTCGTCAAGGGAGAGCCCGGCACCGGCAAGACGCTGCTCGCCGAGGCCATCGCTCGGAGCCTGTCGGCCGAGCTCATCACCTGGCACGTCAAGAGCACCACGCGGGCCCAGGACGGGCTCTACGTCTACGACACCGTGCAGCGGCTCTACGACGCGCGCTTCGGCGACGGCGACGTCCGCGACATCCGCAGGTACATCAAGCTCGGCCCGCTCGGTAATGCGTTCAACGCCTCGGCGCGCGTCGTGCTCCTCATCGACGAGGTCGACAAGGCGGATCTCGAGTTCCCGAACGATCTCCTCCACGAGCTCGATCGGATGCGCTTCCGCGTCGCCGAGACCGGCGACGAGATCGCCGCGCGGGAGCGGCCTGTCGTGATCATCACCAGCAACAACGAGAAGGAGCTGCCGGACGCCTTCCTGCGCCGCTGCGTCTTCCACTTCATCGATTTCCCGGAGCCCGAGCTCATGCGGGAGATCATCCGCGTCCATCACCCCGATCTCGATCGGACGCTCGCCGACCAGGCGATGCAGGTCTTCTACGAGATCCGGAAGAACACCCGGATCCGGAAGCGCCCCTCGACGAGCGAGCTCATCGACTGGATCGCCGTCCTGCGCAGGGCGGGCGTGGGTGAGGTGAAGCTCGACAAGGCGCTGCCGTTCCTCGGCGCGCTGCTCAAGAAGGAGCAGGACCTTGTCGCGCTGGCCGATCAGCTGGCGGGCGGCAGGCGGTTCCGGTCGTAG
- a CDS encoding phospholipase D-like domain-containing protein: protein MSQPPTAPAFAEMTVGAHRLALLKDGAQAYPAMLEAIARARRTICLETYILRGDRTGQRFAEALMERAAAGVEVNVLFDAWGSSVSSSFLDGLRRAGVRPLAFRPLDLSAPLGKVARRDHRKALIVDGAVAFTGGLNLSDDYAAPEDGGADWRDTHLRIEGPAAAELQYFFLRTWQRTGGAPIDDERYGYAERRPDPAVQIISNDLPRRRHRHGIREAYRLAIERARRKIFITNAYFLPPLRIIHALSAAARRGVDVRIMVAGTTDVPAVLLASRAIYGHLLDAGARMFEWRGRVLHAKTAVIDGLWSTVGSTNLDSQSLRMNLEVNAIISHRGFAGAMERMFADDLAHCREITVARWARRPLWERAASWTAYLARDWL from the coding sequence ATGTCCCAGCCCCCTACCGCGCCCGCGTTCGCCGAGATGACCGTCGGCGCGCACCGCCTCGCGCTCCTCAAGGACGGCGCGCAGGCGTACCCGGCCATGCTCGAGGCCATCGCCCGCGCCCGGCGCACGATCTGCCTCGAGACGTACATCCTCCGGGGCGATCGCACCGGCCAGCGCTTCGCCGAGGCGCTCATGGAGCGGGCGGCGGCCGGCGTCGAGGTGAACGTCCTCTTCGACGCCTGGGGCTCTTCCGTGTCGTCGTCCTTCCTCGACGGGCTCCGCCGCGCCGGCGTCCGCCCCCTCGCCTTCCGCCCCCTCGACCTCTCCGCCCCCCTCGGGAAGGTCGCCCGCCGCGACCACCGCAAGGCGCTCATCGTCGACGGTGCGGTCGCCTTCACGGGCGGCCTCAACCTCTCCGACGACTACGCCGCTCCGGAGGATGGCGGCGCCGACTGGCGCGATACCCACCTCCGCATCGAGGGCCCCGCCGCCGCCGAGCTCCAGTACTTCTTCTTGCGCACATGGCAGCGCACAGGCGGCGCTCCCATCGACGACGAGCGCTACGGCTACGCCGAGCGCAGGCCCGACCCGGCCGTGCAGATCATCAGCAACGACCTCCCCCGCCGGAGGCACCGCCACGGCATCCGCGAAGCCTACCGGCTCGCCATCGAGCGCGCCCGGCGCAAGATCTTCATCACCAACGCCTACTTCCTGCCGCCGCTCCGGATCATCCACGCGCTGTCCGCCGCGGCTCGCCGCGGCGTCGACGTCAGGATCATGGTCGCCGGCACCACCGACGTGCCCGCGGTCCTGCTCGCGTCGCGCGCGATCTACGGCCACCTCCTCGACGCCGGCGCGCGCATGTTCGAGTGGCGCGGCCGCGTCCTCCACGCCAAGACCGCGGTCATCGACGGCCTCTGGTCCACCGTCGGCTCCACCAACCTCGACAGCCAGTCGCTCCGCATGAACCTCGAGGTGAACGCCATCATCTCGCACCGCGGGTTCGCGGGCGCGATGGAGCGGATGTTCGCCGACGACCTCGCCCACTGCCGCGAGATCACCGTCGCGCGCTGGGCCCGGCGCCCGCTCTGGGAGCGCGCCGCCTCGTGGACGGCCTACCTCGCGCGCGACTGGCTCTGA
- a CDS encoding sensor histidine kinase: protein MACCAARLAAAGAVGASVAHELRNALAVAESSLYLAQRDLDDRPCLLRHLDRVTCEIRKAHEVIGSVLGLARGEPLRREPAHLGRLIESARHALVLRTAVRFEVAVAPADLTLLCDPILLERVFSNLYLNAIEAFDEGAGGVIVTRAWRGDERTHLEVEDNGPGVHPCVADHLFDPLVTAKVKGTGLGLALSRVIVEAHGGEIAATAGRCGGAAFRMWLPNA from the coding sequence ATGGCGTGCTGCGCCGCGCGCCTGGCCGCGGCGGGGGCGGTCGGCGCGAGCGTCGCGCACGAGCTGCGCAACGCCCTCGCGGTCGCGGAGTCGTCGCTCTACCTGGCGCAGCGCGATCTCGACGATCGGCCTTGCCTGCTGCGCCACCTCGATCGGGTGACGTGCGAGATCCGCAAGGCGCACGAGGTCATCGGCAGCGTCCTCGGGCTGGCGCGCGGCGAGCCGCTGCGGCGCGAGCCGGCGCACCTCGGCCGGCTCATCGAGAGCGCGCGGCACGCGCTGGTGTTGCGCACGGCGGTCCGGTTCGAGGTCGCCGTCGCGCCGGCCGACCTCACGCTCCTGTGCGACCCGATCCTTCTCGAGCGCGTCTTCTCGAACCTCTACCTCAACGCGATCGAGGCGTTCGACGAGGGGGCCGGCGGCGTGATCGTCACGCGGGCGTGGAGGGGCGATGAGCGCACGCACCTCGAGGTCGAGGACAACGGCCCCGGCGTTCATCCGTGCGTGGCCGACCACCTCTTCGATCCGCTCGTGACCGCCAAGGTGAAGGGGACCGGCCTCGGCCTCGCGCTGAGCCGGGTCATCGTCGAGGCGCACGGCGGCGAGATCGCCGCGACGGCGGGCCGGTGCGGGGGCGCTGCGTTCCGCATGTGGTTGCCGAACGCGTGA
- a CDS encoding vWA domain-containing protein, producing MFVAFLYELRARKVPVGAQEAVGLARALAAGLHESSLEGFYHVARAMLVHSEAHLDDFDLAFAQHFRGVHVEAKAVTEELLSWLRDPIKMRALSDEERAMIEELDLEEVLRRFEERLREQRERHDGGSRWIGTGGTSPFGRGGFHPSGIQVGGPAGGRSGAVQNADARRYRPYRSDLTLDVRQIEVALRKLRAFAREGGDRELDIEATIDATARNAGEIEIVTRPPRRPNTRVILMMDVGGSMDPSAALVSQLFSAAKRATHWKELRSYYFHNCVYERVFRTEGLLDPIPVRELLRECGKHHKLVMVGDASMAPYELLGSSGSGGGAGSSFDPDARLPGVAWLMMLRDHFDRAVWLNPDGIGPYPHPTVDAIKGIFPMFALTLEGLGEAIAELVRGRGRA from the coding sequence ATGTTCGTCGCGTTCCTCTACGAGCTCCGGGCCCGCAAGGTCCCTGTCGGCGCCCAGGAGGCCGTCGGCCTCGCGCGCGCGCTCGCCGCTGGCCTCCACGAGAGCTCGCTCGAAGGCTTCTACCACGTCGCGCGGGCGATGCTCGTCCACTCGGAGGCGCACCTCGACGACTTCGATCTGGCGTTCGCCCAGCACTTCCGCGGCGTGCACGTGGAGGCCAAGGCGGTCACGGAGGAGCTCCTCTCGTGGCTCCGGGATCCCATCAAGATGCGCGCCCTCTCGGACGAGGAGAGGGCGATGATCGAGGAGCTCGATCTGGAAGAGGTGCTCCGGCGGTTCGAGGAGCGCCTCCGCGAGCAGCGCGAGCGCCACGACGGGGGGAGCCGGTGGATCGGGACCGGCGGCACCTCGCCGTTCGGCCGCGGCGGCTTCCATCCGAGCGGCATCCAGGTCGGCGGCCCCGCAGGCGGGCGCAGCGGCGCCGTGCAGAACGCCGACGCCCGCCGCTACCGCCCCTACCGCAGCGATCTCACGCTCGACGTGCGCCAGATCGAGGTGGCGCTGCGCAAGCTGCGCGCCTTCGCGCGCGAGGGCGGCGATCGCGAGCTCGACATCGAGGCGACCATCGACGCGACGGCCAGGAACGCGGGCGAGATCGAGATCGTCACGCGGCCCCCGCGCCGGCCGAACACGCGCGTGATCCTGATGATGGACGTGGGCGGCTCCATGGATCCCAGCGCCGCGCTCGTGTCGCAGCTCTTCAGCGCGGCGAAGCGCGCGACGCACTGGAAGGAGCTGCGGAGCTACTACTTCCACAACTGCGTCTACGAGAGGGTCTTCAGGACCGAGGGGCTCCTCGACCCGATCCCGGTGCGCGAGCTCCTCCGCGAGTGCGGGAAGCACCACAAGCTCGTGATGGTCGGAGACGCCTCGATGGCGCCCTACGAGCTGCTCGGCTCGTCGGGCTCCGGCGGCGGTGCGGGCTCCTCGTTCGACCCCGACGCGCGGCTGCCCGGCGTCGCCTGGCTGATGATGCTCCGCGACCATTTCGATCGCGCCGTGTGGCTGAACCCGGATGGGATCGGCCCCTACCCCCACCCGACCGTCGACGCGATCAAGGGCATCTTCCCGATGTTCGCGCTCACGCTGGAGGGCCTGGGAGAGGCCATCGCCGAGCTCGTCCGCGGCCGCGGCCGCGCCTGA
- a CDS encoding Uma2 family endonuclease — MQVKRRTAERGPFRAEHLRAGDPYELSNGHPVYCAPTGGRASGPNHLGSSVVGWDPAVKEVGVDTGYSPDPGTLLAPDVAVGNVPDRPGWVKGVPELAIEYADVGQDEAALKEKIADLLAAGTKLLWVVRLIGPRRVEVHEPHRKVRVALPGEQLSAPGILKNAVRVEALYDRSEAEKSTLTNLLQRRGYEDLDAVLDAGREEGREEGREEGREEGREEGREAGREEGILEGKRDALRRVLDRRGLRLTKAAAAKISACRSERELDRWLDRALVASATAEVFRRAGR, encoded by the coding sequence ATGCAGGTCAAGCGCCGGACAGCGGAGCGAGGCCCTTTCCGCGCGGAGCACCTCCGCGCGGGTGATCCGTACGAGCTGTCGAACGGCCACCCCGTCTACTGCGCCCCCACGGGGGGGCGCGCCTCGGGGCCGAACCACCTGGGCAGCTCGGTCGTCGGGTGGGACCCGGCGGTCAAGGAGGTGGGCGTGGACACGGGGTACTCCCCAGATCCGGGCACCCTCCTGGCGCCGGACGTCGCGGTAGGGAACGTGCCCGACAGGCCGGGCTGGGTGAAGGGCGTGCCGGAGCTCGCGATCGAGTACGCCGACGTGGGGCAGGACGAGGCGGCGCTGAAGGAGAAGATCGCCGACCTGCTCGCGGCTGGTACGAAGCTCCTGTGGGTTGTGCGCCTCATCGGTCCACGGCGGGTCGAGGTGCACGAGCCGCACCGGAAGGTGCGCGTCGCGCTCCCCGGGGAGCAGCTGAGCGCGCCGGGCATCCTGAAGAACGCGGTCCGCGTCGAGGCGCTCTATGATCGAAGCGAGGCGGAGAAGAGCACGCTGACCAACCTCCTCCAGCGGCGTGGATACGAGGATCTCGACGCCGTGCTCGATGCAGGGCGCGAGGAAGGTCGCGAAGAGGGGCGCGAGGAAGGTCGCGAAGAGGGGCGCGAGGAAGGCCGTGAAGCGGGGCGCGAGGAGGGGATCCTCGAGGGCAAGCGCGACGCGCTGAGGCGTGTCCTCGATCGGCGAGGATTGCGGCTCACGAAGGCGGCCGCGGCGAAGATCTCGGCGTGCAGGAGCGAGCGCGAGCTCGACCGCTGGCTCGACCGCGCGCTCGTCGCGTCGGCCACGGCGGAGGTGTTCCGCCGCGCGGGCCGTTGA
- a CDS encoding TIGR03960 family B12-binding radical SAM protein, with the protein MDSLPLLADHPYASFLDQVEKPARYAGGEVGSVVKDWASVEARVCLAFPDVYDIGMSHLGFKILYKLLNDDPRTLAERCYTPWIDMEAQLVKRGLPLVSLESARPLRDFDVVGFSLQFELTYSNILTMLHLGGIPLRAADRGEDDPIVIAGGPTATHPEPIAPFLDAIVIGDGEEKATEVALTWARLKREGVPRRERLVAIARLGAVYVPSLYATRLDPDTGFEVVDRPLASGIPFPIERALVDLNQYPFPDESPTGGPEAIFDRMSIEIARGCTEGCRFCQAGMIYRPVRERDPEQIVDTVMRAVQRSGQDEVSLTALSTADVSCISPLIKKVTERLTAERISLGVSSLRAYGLEPDLLDELKRVRATGLTFAPEAGTQRMRDVVNKNVTEEQLLETAERVFSRGWGKMKLYFMIGLPTETDEDVRGIVETGARAAGAGRRAAGKGKPVDVTVSVSTHVPKPHTPFQWAAMDPLGEVGRKQQLLKDTVRPYRAVTLKTHEAHASVLEGIFARGDRPLADVLERAWRHGARFDSWEDQLDLAVWEEAFTHVGVGRAKYLGTLPVTARLPWDHIDVGLEEGFLAKEYRKALQSRLSPPCGKVAGAFVHHTNLDDAKADTRRLVCYDCGVACDMTQMREERLTFLDRLGAHRRSLPVLTEAGAAPPAVAAGPSGEPASGGGAERASGGGAERASDGGAERVSAPAAEPASGDEREPSRAAGEAPHRARRIAPAPKGRGGFRYRFRFEKAGPMALLGHLDVVRELPRVLRRVGAPMTYTAGFHPKPDMTFSPALSLGVISLDEYVDLRLERDLDPAALNALVAAMSAASPRGLVFRGAVKLGPEDPSLSKLIAGARYALAFARSAIGGDAEALLAARCSAALSAASLPIRREIERLAKMVDVRQYLVRAEVGGPEVHSALARAGLVGDLVALEVEVDIRGSGAVKSSEVAAVIAGEPGEAPGAITPPPHRAVRLQLFGRASPAGSAAGERFSLFDLERARRVKSAPEQTPALPVAADAE; encoded by the coding sequence ATGGACAGCCTCCCCCTGCTCGCCGATCACCCGTACGCCTCCTTCCTCGATCAGGTCGAGAAGCCCGCGCGCTACGCGGGCGGCGAGGTCGGCTCGGTCGTGAAGGACTGGGCGTCGGTCGAGGCGCGCGTCTGCCTGGCATTCCCGGATGTCTACGACATCGGGATGAGCCACCTCGGCTTCAAGATCCTCTACAAGCTCCTGAACGACGACCCGCGCACGCTGGCCGAGCGCTGTTATACGCCCTGGATCGACATGGAGGCCCAGCTCGTGAAGCGCGGGCTGCCGCTCGTGTCCCTCGAGTCCGCGCGCCCGCTCAGGGACTTCGACGTCGTGGGCTTCTCCCTCCAGTTCGAGCTCACGTACTCCAACATCCTCACGATGCTGCACCTCGGCGGCATCCCGCTGCGCGCGGCGGACCGCGGCGAGGACGACCCGATCGTGATCGCGGGCGGCCCGACGGCGACCCACCCCGAGCCGATCGCCCCCTTCCTCGACGCCATCGTCATCGGCGACGGCGAGGAGAAGGCGACCGAGGTCGCCCTCACGTGGGCGCGGCTCAAGCGCGAGGGCGTGCCGCGGCGCGAGCGGCTCGTCGCGATCGCGCGCCTCGGCGCCGTCTACGTGCCCTCGCTCTACGCGACCCGGCTCGATCCCGACACCGGCTTCGAGGTCGTGGACCGCCCGCTCGCCTCCGGGATCCCTTTCCCGATCGAGCGCGCCCTCGTCGATCTGAACCAGTACCCGTTCCCCGACGAGAGCCCCACCGGCGGGCCCGAGGCCATCTTCGACCGCATGTCGATCGAGATCGCCCGCGGCTGCACCGAGGGGTGCCGCTTCTGCCAGGCCGGCATGATCTACCGACCCGTCCGCGAGCGCGATCCCGAGCAGATCGTCGACACCGTGATGCGCGCGGTGCAGAGGTCCGGCCAGGACGAGGTCTCGCTCACGGCGCTGTCGACCGCCGACGTCTCGTGCATCTCGCCGCTCATCAAGAAGGTCACCGAGCGCCTCACCGCGGAGCGCATCTCGCTCGGCGTCTCGTCGCTGCGCGCCTACGGGCTCGAGCCCGACCTGCTCGACGAGCTCAAGCGCGTGCGCGCGACTGGCCTCACCTTCGCGCCGGAGGCGGGGACCCAGCGGATGCGCGACGTCGTGAACAAGAACGTCACGGAGGAGCAGCTCCTCGAGACGGCCGAGCGCGTGTTCAGCCGGGGCTGGGGCAAGATGAAGCTCTACTTCATGATCGGCCTGCCGACCGAGACCGACGAGGACGTGCGCGGCATCGTCGAGACGGGCGCCCGCGCGGCCGGCGCCGGGCGGAGGGCGGCGGGCAAGGGCAAGCCGGTCGACGTGACGGTCAGCGTCTCGACCCACGTGCCGAAGCCTCACACGCCCTTCCAGTGGGCGGCGATGGACCCGCTCGGCGAGGTCGGGCGCAAGCAGCAGCTGCTCAAGGACACGGTGCGGCCGTATCGCGCCGTCACGCTGAAGACCCACGAGGCTCACGCCAGCGTCCTCGAGGGCATCTTCGCCCGCGGCGACCGCCCCCTCGCCGACGTCCTCGAGCGGGCCTGGCGGCACGGCGCCCGCTTCGATTCGTGGGAGGACCAGCTCGATCTCGCCGTGTGGGAGGAGGCGTTCACGCACGTCGGCGTCGGCCGCGCGAAGTACCTCGGAACCCTCCCCGTGACGGCGCGGCTGCCCTGGGATCACATCGACGTCGGCCTCGAGGAGGGCTTCCTCGCGAAGGAGTACAGGAAGGCGCTCCAGAGCCGCCTGAGCCCGCCGTGCGGCAAGGTCGCCGGCGCGTTCGTCCACCACACGAACCTCGACGACGCCAAGGCCGACACGCGGCGGCTCGTCTGTTACGACTGCGGTGTCGCCTGCGACATGACGCAGATGCGCGAGGAGCGGCTCACCTTCCTCGATCGGCTCGGCGCCCACCGGCGCTCGCTTCCGGTGCTCACCGAGGCAGGCGCCGCGCCGCCCGCGGTCGCCGCGGGTCCCTCTGGCGAGCCGGCGAGCGGAGGCGGAGCGGAGCGGGCGAGCGGAGGCGGAGCGGAGCGGGCGAGCGATGGCGGAGCGGAGCGGGTCAGCGCGCCCGCTGCGGAGCCGGCGAGCGGCGACGAGAGGGAGCCCTCGCGCGCCGCAGGGGAGGCGCCCCACCGCGCGCGGCGGATCGCGCCGGCGCCGAAGGGGCGCGGCGGCTTCCGCTACCGCTTCCGCTTCGAGAAGGCCGGGCCGATGGCGCTGCTCGGCCACCTCGACGTCGTGCGCGAGCTGCCCCGCGTGCTCCGGCGCGTCGGCGCGCCGATGACCTACACCGCGGGCTTCCACCCGAAGCCCGACATGACCTTCTCGCCGGCGCTCTCGCTCGGCGTGATCAGCCTCGACGAGTACGTCGACCTCCGCCTCGAGCGCGACCTCGATCCCGCCGCGCTCAACGCGCTCGTCGCCGCGATGTCGGCCGCGAGCCCGCGCGGGCTGGTGTTCCGCGGCGCCGTCAAGCTCGGCCCGGAGGACCCGTCCCTGAGCAAGCTGATCGCCGGCGCGCGCTACGCGCTCGCCTTCGCGCGCTCCGCGATCGGCGGCGACGCGGAGGCGCTCCTCGCGGCCCGCTGCAGCGCCGCCCTCTCGGCCGCGTCGCTCCCGATCCGCCGGGAGATCGAGCGGCTCGCCAAGATGGTCGACGTGCGCCAGTACCTCGTGCGGGCCGAGGTCGGCGGGCCCGAGGTCCACTCGGCGCTCGCGCGCGCCGGGCTCGTCGGCGACCTCGTCGCCCTCGAGGTCGAGGTCGACATCCGCGGCTCGGGTGCGGTGAAGTCGTCCGAGGTCGCGGCGGTGATCGCGGGAGAGCCGGGAGAGGCGCCGGGCGCGATCACGCCGCCGCCGCACCGCGCCGTGCGGCTTCAGCTGTTCGGCCGCGCCTCGCCGGCGGGCTCCGCAGCGGGCGAGCGCTTCTCGCTCTTCGATCTCGAGCGGGCGCGCCGCGTCAAGTCGGCTCCGGAGCAAACACCCGCCCTCCCGGTCGCCGCGGACGCCGAGTGA
- a CDS encoding ATP-binding protein: MHAHYGAGGDGGGDRRAAPLPGDAGLYFLGALHELVAVGLHRPALEALCAGQRDLAEPPIDRAYLLKILDEEICRQFGHPLRPLIELVLNAADAARAPQPVVDVAVTDGRVEVSDAGAGMGLRAILSRLLIPFATDKRPGIDLGRFGVGFFSVLGLGLSDPESFSLHLTTGDGVEGWAIRVVAWPSAGDASSAPAAASEELGQARGRASPELTAALMCSVRRIAPLLGTRVRVTSALLETATVRAYLRDALHFFPASRALVLLDGAAVNDGRLISGGQLIQERVAVAVAPQPPGAAALESRPHLEEERDDALLARFHVGGRGLLPSISAATFHAGVKVDACLALAELALIDFPAAVELTEGRDALKVGPEFTAVATAFYRRLIELAAASGEGRRTRDRLAEMAAQISALMLQSAGWDEVALDLARALLGPGRCMVTPERREALLGFLGPSVAERLFVPESFWAEREWQPHLPGERELLEDELEIDAPETLSALARRRGDLGGLPLLVARATSPHTTMVALCRSRLQPDRGAGAAARRAPGAPPLPDAPGRRPAGPLPCLGTRRLLLIRDDSAAVRRPSGWSDWYALRAAFDRASGVREADLERDLIVGEPVDGTAFAAPRPGERTSGGEP, encoded by the coding sequence GTGCACGCGCACTACGGAGCGGGGGGTGACGGGGGCGGCGACCGACGCGCCGCGCCTTTGCCGGGCGACGCCGGGCTGTACTTTCTGGGGGCGCTGCACGAGCTCGTCGCCGTCGGCCTGCACCGCCCCGCGCTCGAGGCGCTGTGCGCAGGGCAGCGCGACCTCGCGGAGCCGCCCATCGACCGCGCGTACCTGCTCAAGATCCTCGACGAGGAGATCTGCCGCCAGTTCGGGCATCCGCTCCGGCCGCTCATCGAGCTCGTGCTCAACGCGGCCGACGCGGCCCGCGCGCCGCAGCCCGTCGTCGACGTCGCCGTCACCGACGGGCGCGTCGAGGTCAGCGACGCCGGCGCCGGCATGGGGCTCCGGGCAATCCTCTCACGGCTGCTCATCCCGTTCGCGACGGACAAGCGGCCAGGGATCGATCTCGGCCGGTTCGGGGTCGGGTTCTTTTCCGTGCTCGGGCTGGGGCTCTCGGATCCGGAGAGCTTCAGCCTGCACCTCACCACCGGCGACGGCGTCGAGGGCTGGGCGATCCGCGTCGTGGCCTGGCCCAGCGCGGGCGACGCGAGCAGCGCGCCTGCGGCCGCCTCGGAGGAGCTCGGGCAAGCCCGCGGCCGCGCGTCGCCCGAGCTCACCGCCGCCCTGATGTGCTCGGTGCGCCGGATCGCGCCGCTGCTCGGGACGCGCGTGCGCGTCACCTCGGCGCTGCTCGAGACCGCCACGGTCCGCGCTTACCTGCGCGACGCGCTCCACTTCTTCCCCGCGAGCCGCGCCCTCGTGCTGCTCGACGGCGCGGCCGTGAACGACGGCCGGCTGATCTCCGGCGGGCAGCTCATCCAGGAGCGGGTCGCGGTCGCGGTCGCGCCCCAGCCCCCCGGCGCGGCCGCGCTGGAGTCGCGGCCCCACCTCGAGGAGGAGCGCGACGACGCGCTCCTCGCGCGGTTCCACGTCGGCGGGCGAGGGCTGCTCCCGAGCATCTCGGCGGCCACCTTCCATGCCGGGGTCAAGGTCGACGCCTGCCTCGCCCTCGCCGAGCTCGCGCTCATCGATTTCCCGGCCGCCGTGGAGCTCACCGAGGGGCGGGACGCGCTCAAGGTCGGGCCCGAGTTCACCGCGGTCGCGACGGCGTTCTACCGGCGCCTCATCGAGCTCGCCGCGGCGAGCGGCGAGGGCCGTCGCACGCGCGACAGGCTCGCCGAGATGGCCGCCCAGATCAGCGCGCTCATGCTGCAATCCGCGGGCTGGGACGAGGTCGCCCTCGATCTCGCGCGCGCCCTGCTCGGCCCCGGGCGCTGCATGGTGACCCCCGAGCGGCGCGAGGCGCTGCTCGGGTTCCTCGGGCCGAGCGTGGCCGAGCGGCTGTTCGTGCCGGAGAGCTTCTGGGCGGAGCGCGAGTGGCAGCCTCACCTGCCCGGCGAGCGCGAGCTGCTCGAGGACGAGCTCGAGATCGACGCGCCGGAGACGCTCTCGGCCCTGGCGCGGCGCCGCGGCGACCTCGGGGGGCTGCCGCTGCTCGTCGCGCGGGCGACGAGCCCGCACACGACGATGGTCGCCCTCTGCCGGAGCCGGCTCCAGCCGGATCGCGGCGCGGGCGCGGCGGCGCGCCGGGCGCCGGGCGCGCCGCCGCTCCCCGACGCGCCGGGGCGGCGGCCGGCCGGGCCGCTGCCGTGCCTCGGCACGCGCCGGCTCCTGCTCATCCGCGACGACAGCGCGGCGGTGCGGCGCCCCTCGGGCTGGAGCGACTGGTACGCGCTGCGGGCCGCCTTCGACCGGGCCTCCGGGGTGCGCGAGGCCGATCTCGAGCGCGATCTCATCGTCGGCGAACCCGTGGACGGGACGGCCTTCGCGGCGCCCCGGCCCGGCGAAAGGACGTCTGGAGGCGAGCCATGA
- a CDS encoding YihY/virulence factor BrkB family protein — translation MPAPIRQHIARHRAAKAVWSVIISLDRHNGPRAASAMAFDAFLSLIPLAAFAGYVLSRIHQWSDVVVRPILQAAPPDVAKLVSEELIRLSQSSAVAPISITGFLWITSSGLSTAMGVFDTIYNTRERPWYVRRAIAAACVMASLAVVPVVAGVGVLIGTLSGSIGARIVAFALPGGLVICMVAAFFRISIQRPNIERRRIFPGAVLTVVLWSAVSTLFSLYVATLGRYATFYGSLATVAIFLFWLWLLALALLIGGELNARLERERAGVTSIPPPGKWSALALSDLPEFSDLPQGVTPPPQSVTPLPLSTTLPQGAALPRGAAARLGDAQGAGGADEDEARGAPSSPREHQAAG, via the coding sequence GTGCCTGCTCCGATCCGGCAACACATCGCGCGCCACCGCGCGGCGAAGGCGGTGTGGAGCGTCATCATCAGCCTGGATCGCCACAACGGGCCGCGGGCCGCGAGCGCGATGGCCTTCGACGCGTTCCTCAGCCTGATCCCGCTCGCCGCCTTCGCCGGCTATGTGCTCAGCCGGATCCACCAGTGGTCGGATGTGGTGGTGCGGCCCATCCTGCAGGCGGCGCCCCCGGACGTCGCGAAGCTCGTCTCGGAGGAGCTCATCCGGCTCTCGCAGTCGTCGGCGGTCGCGCCGATCAGCATCACCGGCTTCCTCTGGATCACGTCCTCCGGGCTCTCGACCGCCATGGGCGTGTTCGACACGATCTACAACACGCGCGAGCGCCCCTGGTACGTGCGCAGGGCGATCGCGGCGGCGTGCGTGATGGCCAGCCTCGCCGTGGTGCCCGTGGTCGCAGGCGTCGGCGTGCTGATCGGCACGCTCTCCGGATCGATCGGCGCCCGCATCGTCGCCTTCGCCCTCCCCGGGGGCCTCGTCATCTGCATGGTCGCCGCCTTCTTCAGGATCTCGATCCAGCGCCCGAACATCGAGCGACGCCGGATCTTCCCGGGCGCGGTGCTCACGGTGGTGCTCTGGTCCGCCGTGTCGACCCTCTTCTCGCTCTACGTGGCCACGCTCGGCCGCTACGCCACGTTCTACGGGAGCCTCGCGACCGTCGCGATCTTCCTGTTCTGGCTGTGGCTCCTGGCGCTGGCGCTGCTCATCGGAGGCGAGCTGAACGCGCGCCTGGAGCGAGAGCGCGCCGGCGTGACGTCGATCCCACCCCCCGGCAAGTGGAGCGCGCTCGCGCTCTCCGACCTGCCCGAGTTCTCCGACCTGCCCCAGGGCGTCACGCCGCCGCCCCAGAGCGTCACGCCGCTGCCCCTGAGCACCACCCTCCCCCAGGGCGCAGCGCTCCCCCGCGGGGCCGCGGCGCGGCTCGGCGACGCCCAGGGCGCGGGCGGCGCGGACGAGGACGAAGCGCGCGGCGCACCGAGCTCGCCGCGCGAGCACCAAGCCGCTGGGTAG